A region from the Actinoplanes sp. OR16 genome encodes:
- a CDS encoding aldose epimerase family protein: protein MAAPNHAPRNLVRAATVLLMLVVVGLAGAPTSHAGGKPTISKEAFGSVGGQAVERYTLTNGRLRVRILTYGGILQTVETPDRHGTLTNVTLGFPDLAGYVGSGNPPYFGAIIGRYGNRIAKGTFTLDGVTHHLAINNDPNHLHGGVTGFDKRVWQATPLVGRDTVGLRLTRTSPDGEESYPGTLRTTVTYTLTRDLGIRMDYRATTDEATIVNLTNHAYWNLGGEGTGTIDDHRLLINASRYTPVDATLIPTGAIDRVAGTPMDFTKPAAIGAGNRSGFPQIVYGRGYDHNWVLNPFTGLGTAAKVTDRGSGRTLTVLTTEPGLQFYAGNFLDGTLYGTSGRAYRQGDGFALETQHFPDSPNHANFPSTVLRPGGVYATTTVYQFGISR, encoded by the coding sequence ATGGCGGCACCGAATCATGCACCGCGGAATCTCGTACGGGCGGCGACCGTCCTGCTCATGCTGGTCGTCGTCGGGCTGGCGGGCGCGCCGACGTCGCACGCCGGCGGCAAGCCCACGATCAGCAAGGAGGCGTTCGGCAGCGTCGGCGGCCAGGCCGTCGAACGGTACACGCTGACCAACGGGCGCCTGCGCGTGCGGATCCTCACCTATGGCGGGATCCTGCAGACCGTCGAGACACCGGACCGGCACGGCACGCTCACGAATGTGACGCTGGGCTTCCCCGACCTGGCCGGCTACGTCGGCAGCGGCAACCCGCCCTACTTCGGCGCGATCATCGGCCGGTACGGCAACCGTATCGCGAAGGGCACGTTCACCCTGGACGGCGTCACCCACCACCTGGCGATCAACAACGACCCGAACCACCTGCACGGCGGTGTCACGGGTTTCGACAAGCGGGTCTGGCAGGCCACGCCGCTCGTCGGGCGTGACACGGTCGGCCTGAGGCTGACGCGGACCAGCCCGGACGGCGAGGAGAGCTATCCGGGCACGCTGCGCACCACGGTCACCTACACGCTCACCCGTGACCTGGGCATCCGGATGGACTACCGGGCCACCACCGACGAGGCGACGATCGTGAACCTCACGAACCACGCCTACTGGAACCTCGGCGGCGAGGGCACCGGCACCATCGACGACCACCGGCTGCTGATCAACGCGAGCCGGTACACGCCCGTCGACGCCACGCTGATCCCGACCGGCGCGATCGACCGGGTGGCCGGCACGCCGATGGACTTCACGAAGCCGGCCGCGATCGGGGCCGGGAACAGGAGCGGTTTCCCGCAGATCGTGTACGGCCGGGGTTACGACCACAACTGGGTCCTGAACCCGTTCACCGGCCTCGGAACGGCGGCGAAGGTCACCGACCGGGGCAGCGGGCGCACGCTCACCGTGCTGACCACCGAACCCGGACTCCAGTTCTACGCCGGCAACTTCCTCGACGGGACGCTCTATGGGACGAGCGGCCGCGCGTACCGGCAGGGTGATGGTTTCGCCCTGGAGACCCAGCACTTCCCCGACTCACCGAACCACGCGAACTTCCCGTCGACC